One segment of Setaria viridis chromosome 4, Setaria_viridis_v4.0, whole genome shotgun sequence DNA contains the following:
- the LOC117852430 gene encoding putative leucine-rich repeat receptor-like serine/threonine-protein kinase At2g24130: MAKLLIPIIIFHVGLVLIAVAAAAAAAPPAVADDDRSALLAFLSNVSADPGGALADWGRSPEFCNWTGVICGGPGRRRVTQLVLSGKGLSGVISPALGRLSLVTVLDLSSNAFAGTIPPELGALSMLAQLSLTNNLLEGAIPAGLGFLQRLYYLDLSDNRLSGGIPAALFCNCSSLQYLDLANNSLAGDIPYADECRVPSLRFLLLWSNDLSGEIPPALANSPILEWVDFESNYLSGELPSRVFDKLPRLQFLYLSYNNFSSHGGNTDLGPFFRSLSNCTRLQELELAGNDLGGRLVGELPGGLRQLHLEDNAIWGPIPPNISGLVNLTYLNLSNNLLNGSIPPDMSRMRRLERLYLSHNLLSGEIPESIGEIPHLGLVDLSGNRLAGAIPDTFSNLTQLRRLMLHHNRLSGAIPPSLGDCLNLEILDLSYNGLQGPIPAHVAALSSLKLYLNLSNNHLEGPLPLELSKMDMILALDLSANELTGAIPAQLGSCVALEFLNLSGNALRGALPAPVVALPFLRTLDVSRNALSGPLPESLQVSTSLREADFSYNNFSGEVPRAGVLASLSPEAFRGNPGLCGYVPGIAACEPKRAPRRRRPLLPAVVGIVAAVSLMLSAVGCRSMATARAKRLGRRSVRLVDGEEEVEREHPRISYRELAEATGGFVQEGLIGAGRFGRVYEGTLRGGARVAVKVLDPKGGGEVSGSFKRECEVLRRTRHKNLVRVITTCSTAGFNALVLPLMPNGSLDGFLYPHGGGDNGDGVGLDFGQIMGIASDVAEGMAYLHHYAPVRVVHCDLKPSNVLLDEGMRAVISDFGIARLLAGAGAGEASSTSEVSAPCNSITGLLQGSVGYIAPEYGLGGHPSTQGDVYSFGVMLLELITGKRPTDVIFHEGLTLHDWVRRHYPHDVAAVLAHAPWRGRPLQSPPAAAAEVAVVELIELGLVCTQHSPALRPTMADVCHEITLLREDLARHGAADGRRSFSTKDSLFSN; this comes from the exons ATGGCCAAATTGCTCATCCCaatcatcatcttccatgtcGGCCTCGTGCTGATCGCTGTcgcggctgccgctgccgccgcaccaccagcaGTGGCCGACGACGACCGGTCCGCGCTCCTCGCCTTCCTCTCGAACGTCTCGGCTGaccccggcggcgccctcgcggACTGGGGCCGCTCGCCGGAGTTCTGCAACTGGACGGGCGTCATCTGCGGCGGCCCAGGCCGGCGGCGTGTCACGCAACTGGTGCTTAGTGGGAAGGGGCTCTCCGGCGTGATCTCGCCGGCGCTGGGGCGGCTGTCTCTCGTCACGGTCCTTGATCTGTCGAGCAATGCTTTCGCCGGCACgatcccgccggagctcggcgcGCTGTCAATGCTGGCGCAGCTGAGCTTGACCAACAACCTCCTCGAAGGGGCGATCCCCGCCGGCCTCGGCTTCCTCCAGAGGCTATACTACCTCGACCTCAGCGACAACCGGCTCTCTGGTGGCATACCGGCGGCGCTCTTCTGCAACTGCTCGTCCTTGCAGTACCTGGACCTCGCCAACAACTCCCTCGCCGGCGACATCCCCTACGCCGACGAGTGCCGCGTCCCCAGCCTCCGGTTCCTCCTCCTCTGGTCGAACGACCTGTCCGGCGAGATCCCGCCGGCTCTGGCCAACTCCCCCATCCTCGAGTGGGTCGACTTCGAGTCCAACTAcctctccggcgagctgccgtCGCGGGTGTTCGACAAGCTGCCGCGGCTGCAGTTCCTCTACCTCTCCTACAACAACTTCTCCAGCCACGGTGGCAACACCGACCTCGGCCCCTTCTTCCGCTCCCTGAGCAACTGCACCCGCCTGCAGGAGCTCGAGCTCGCCGGGAACGACCTCGGCGGCCGGCTCGTCGGCGAACTCCCGGGCGGGCTCCGGCAACTCCACCTCGAGGACAACGCCATCTGGGGCCCCATCCCGCCCAACATCTCTGGCCTCGTCAACCTCACCTACCTCAACCTCTCCAACAACCTGCTCAACGGCTCCATCCCGCCGGACATGTCGCGGATGCGGCGGCTCGAGCGGCTGTACCTGTCGCACAACCTTCTCTCCGGCGAGATCCCCGAGTCCATCGGCGAGATTCCGCACCTCGGCCTCGTCGACCTCTCCGGCAACCGCCTCGCCGGAGCGATCCCGGACACGTTCTCCAACCTGACGCAGCTCCGGCGGCTAATGCTCCACCACAACCGGCTCTCCGGCGCCATTCCCCCCAGCCTCGGCGACTGCCTGAACCTTGAAATCTTGGATCTCTCCTACAATGGCCTGCAAGGCCCGATCCCGGCGCACGTCGCCGCGCTCAGCAGCCTCAAGCTCTACCTGAACCTGTCGAACAACCACCTCGAGGGCCCTCTCCCCCTCGAGCTCAGCAAGATGGACATGATCCTGGCGCTCGACCTGTCGGCGAACGAGCTCACCGGCGCGATCCCGGCGCAGCTCGGCAGCTGCGTCGCGCTCGAGTTCCTCAACCTCTCCGGCAACGCGCTGCGCGGCGCGCTCCCGGCGCCCGTCGTGGCGCTGCCGTTCCTGCGGACGCTCGACGTGTCACGCAACGCGCTCTCCGGGCCCCTGCCGGAGTCCCTACAGGTGTCCACGTCGCTCCGGGAGGCGGACTTCTCGTACAACAACTTCTCCGGCGAGGTGCCGCGCGCCGGCGTGCTGGCGAGCCTCTCGCCGGAGGCATTCCGCGGCAACCCCGGGCTCTGCGGCTACGTCCCCGGCATTGCCGCGTGCGAGCCCAAGCGCgcgccccgacgccgccgcccgctgctccCTGCCGTCGTTGGCATCGTCGCCGCAGTGTCCCTCATGCTCAGCGCGGTCGGGTGCCGGtccatggcgacggcgagggcgaaGCGGTTGGGGCGCCGGTCGGTGCGCctcgtcgacggcgaggaggaagtGGAGAGGGAGCACCCGAGGATATCGTACCGGGAGCTCGCCGAGGCGACCGGCGGCTTCGTCCAGGAGGGCCTGATCGGCGCGGGGCGTTTCGGTCGCGTGTACGAGGGGACGCtccgaggcggcgcgcgcgtcgCTGTGAAGGTGCTCGACccgaagggcggcggcgaggtctcCGGCAGCTTCAAGAGGGAGTGCGAGGTGCTGAGACGGACGCGGCACAAGAACCTCGTCAGGGTGATCACCACCTGCAGCACGGCCGGGTTCAACGCGCTTGTGCTCCCCCTGATGCCCAATGGCAGCCTCGACGGCTTCCTCTacccgcacggcggcggcgacaatggcgacggcgtcggcctCGACTTCGGCCAGATCATGGGGATCGCGAGCGACGTCGCCGAGGGGATGGCCTACCTACACCACTACGCGCCGGTCAGGGTCGTGCACTGCGACCTCAAGCCGAGCAACGTCCTCCTCGACGAGGGGATGCGCGCCGTCATCTCGGACTTCGGCATCGCCcggctcctcgccggcgccggcgccggcgaagccAGCTCAACCAGCGAGGTGTCCGCCCCGTGCAACTCCATCACCGGTCTGTTGCAAGGCTCCGTTGGGTACATCGCACCTG AGTATGGATTGGGAGGGCATCCATCGACGCAGGGCGACGTGTATAGCTTCGGCGTGATGCTCCTGGAGCTCATCACCGGGAAGCGGCCGACGGACGTGATCTTCCACGAGGGGCTCACGCTGCACGACTGGGTGAGGCGGCACTACCCGCACGACGTCGCGGCCGTCCTCGCGCACGCGCCGTGGCGAGGGCGGCCGCTGcagtcgccgccggcggcggcggccgaggtcgccgtcgtcgagctGATCGAGCTCGGGCTCGTGTGCACGCAGCACTCACCGGCGCTGCGCCCCACCATGGCCGACGTCTGCCACGAGATCACGCTGCTCAGGGAGGACCTCGcccgccacggcgccgccgacggccgccgctCGTTCTCGACCAAGGACTCGCTGTTCTCCAACTAA
- the LOC117853101 gene encoding uncharacterized protein, translating to MEAAPISAAIFTFILIFLSHGLSPTLSAGGSDDRSALLSFKSGVSSDPHGALASWGSSNVCNWTGVACDMAERRVVKLTLRDQKLTGEVSPALGNLSHLNILNLSGNLFTGRVPSELGNLFHLTLLDISMNSFAGKIPPELGNLSSLNYFDLSGNSFIGGVPPELGNLSKLKQLSIGGNGLEGPIPVELTRIRNLIYLNLGENNLSGHIPEAIFCNFSNLQYIDLSSNFLAGKIPIRGDCPLPDLMFLVLWSNNLVGGIPPSISNSTKLKWLLLENNFLTGELPSDMFSNMRDLELLYLSYNYLESPENNTNLDPFFASLTNCTSLKELGVSWNEIAGMMPPLIGRLSPGLKQLHLEYNKIFGPIPANLTNLANLTTLNLSHNHLNGSIPSGIAAMQRFERLYLSNNLLSGEIPPPLGTIPRLGLVDLSHNRLTGAIPATLSNLTQLRVLVLGHNRLSGAIPPSLAQCVNLQNFDLSHNALRGKIPADLSALSGLLYLNLSGNQLEGPISATISKMVMLQVLNLSSNRLSGTIPPQLGSCVALEYLNVSGNALDGGLPETVAALPFLQVLDVSRNALTGALPLALETAAALRRVNFSYNGFSGEVPGTGAFASFPPDAFLGDAGLCGPVAGLVPCGGGGARRRVFRDRRVVLPVVITVVGFALAIVGAVVCRAAATAEVRRDSRRSMSTLLTDAGDEPAERDHPRVSHRELAEATRGFEPSSLIGAGRFGRVYEGTLRDGTRVAVKVLDPKGGGEVSRSFKRECQVLRRTRHRNLVRVVTACSQPDFHALVLPLMPNGSLESRLYPPDGGPGRGLGLAQVVAIAGDVAEGLAYLHHYAPVRVVHCDLKPSNVLLDDDMTAVVADFGIAQLVKDVGDDSGFGGDTGSGDPCNSITGLLQGSVGYIAPEYGLGGHPSTQGDVYSFGVMLLELITGKRPTDVIFQEGLTLHDWVKRHYPHDVGEVVARSWLTDAASAVADERLMEDVMGELIDLGLECTQHSPSARPTMVEVCHEITLLKEDLAKHRGAAVTTARGPASMTMTASERSYSTTDSSF from the exons ATGGAGGCTGCTCCGATCTCCGCCGCCATCTTCACCTTCATTCTCATCTTCCTCTCCCATGGTCTGAGCCCAACTCTTTCAGCAGGTGGGTCAGATGATCGCTCTGCGCTTCTATCCTTTAAGTCTGGCGTGTCTAGCGATCCCCATGGAGCGCTAGCTAGCTGGGGTTCATCCAATGTGTGCAACTGGACTGGTGTTGCTTGCGACATGGCCGAGAGGCGTGTCGTTAAGCTGACCCTAAGAGATCAAAAGCTCACCGGTGAGGTCTCTCCAGCACTTGGCAACCTCTCCCACCTCAACATACTCAACCTCTCGGGAAACCTCTTCACCGGGAGGGTTCCGTCGGAGTTGGGGAACCTTTTTCACCTCACTTTACTAGACATATCGATGAATTCATTTGCCGGGAAAATCCCTCCAGAGCTCGGCAACCTCTCTAGCCTCAATTACTTTGACCTCTCTGGAAACTCGTTTATTGGAGGAGTGCCGCCGGAGCTCGGAAACCTCTCCAAGCTGAAGCAATTGAGCATTGGCGGCAACGGTTTGGAGGGACCGATTCCGGTTGAGCTCACACGCATTCGGAACCTCATTTACCTCAACCTTGGCGAAAACAACTTGTCCGGGCACATCCCGGAGGCCATCTTTTGCAACTTCTCCAACTTGCAGTACATTGACCTCTCCTCCAATTTCCTTGCCGGCAAGATCCCCATCCGAGGAGATTGCCCACTCCCTGACCTGATGTTCTTGGTCTTGTGGTCGAACAACCTCGTCGGCGGCATCCCGCCCTCGATATCCAACTCGACTAAGCTCAAATGGCTGCTGCTGGAGAATAACTTCCTCACCGGCGAGCTGCCGTCCGACATGTTCAGCAACATGAGGGACTTGGAGCTCCTCTACCTCTCATACAACTACCTAGAGAGTCCAGAGAACAACACCAACCTTGACCCGTTCTTTGCCTCCCTGACAAACTGCACCAGCCTGAAAGAGCTCGGCGTCTCCTGGAACGAGATCGCCGGCATGATGCCGCCGCTCATCGGCCGCCTCTCCCCGGGCCTCAAGCAGCTCCACCTGGAGTACAACAAGATCTTCGGCCCGATCCCGGCCAACCTCACCAACCTCGCCAACCTCACCACGCTGAACCTTTCCCACAACCACCTCAACGGCTCGATCCCGTCGGGCATCGCCGCCATGCAGCGGTTCGAGCGGCTGTACCTGTCCAACAACCTGCTCTCCGgcgagatcccgccgccgctcggcacGATCCCACGGCTGGGGCTCGTCGACCTTTCCCACAACCGGCTCACCGGCGCCATCCCGGCCACTCTCTCCAACCTCACGCAGCTGCGCGTCCTCGTGCTGGGCCACAACCGTCTCTCCGGCGCCATTCCTCCGAGCCTCGCCCAATGCGTGAACCTGCAGAATTTCGATCTCTCCCACAACGCGTTGCGGGGGAAGATCCCGGCGGACCTCTCCGCGCTCAGTGGCTTGCTCTACCTGAACCTCTCCGGCAACCAGCTGGAAGGCCCGATCTCGGCGACCATTAGCAAGATGGTGATGCTGCAGGTGCTCAACCTGTCGTCGAACAGGCTCTCCGGCACGATCCCGCCGCAGCTCGGCAGCTGCGTCGCGCTCGAGTACCTCAACGTCTCCGGCAACGCGCTGGATGGCGGCCTCCCGGAGACCGTCGCCGCCCTGCCGTTCCTGCAGGTCCTCGACGTGTCGCGCAACGCCCTGACGGGCGCGCTGCCGCTGGCGCtagagacggcggcggcgctgcggcgcgTCAACTTCTCCTACAACGGATTCTCCGGCGAGGTGCCGGGCACCGGGGCCTTCGCGAGCTTCCCGCCGGACGCGTTCCTCGGCGACGCCGGCCTGTGCGGGCCCGTCGCTGGGTTGGTtccgtgcggcggtggcggcgcgaggcGCCGCGTGTTCCGTGACCGGCGCGTGGTGCTGCCCGTGGTGATCACGGTCGTTGGGTTCGCGCTGGCCATCGTCGGCGCCGTAGTGtgccgcgcggcggcgacagcggaGGTGCGGCGAGACTCGCGGCGCTCGATGTCGACGCTGCTgaccgacgccggcgacgagccggCGGAGAGGGACCACCCGAGGGTGTCGCACCGGGAGCTCGCCGAGGCGACGCGCGGCTTCGAGCCGTCGAGCCTCATCGGCGCGGGGCGGTTCGGGCGTGTCTACGAGGGCACGCTACGCGACGGAACGCGCGTCGCCGTCAAGGTTCTCGACCccaagggcggcggcgaggtctcCCGGAGCTTCAAGCGGGAGTGCCAGGTGCTGCGGCGGACACGCCACCGGAACCTGGTGCGCGTGGTCACCGCGTGCAGCCAGCCGGACTTCCACGCGCTCGTGCTCCCGCTGATGCCCAACGGCAGCCTCGAGAGCCGCCTCTACCCGCCCGACGGCGGGCCGGGgcgcggcctcggcctcgcgCAGGTggtcgccatcgccggcgacgtcgccgaGGGGCTCGCCTACCTGCACCACTACGCGCCGGTCCGCGTCGTGCACTGCGACCTGAAGCCGAGCAACGTCCTCCTCGACGACGACATGACCGCCGTCGTGGCCGACTTCGGCATCGCGCAGCTGGTCAAGGACGTCGGCGACGACAGCGGCTTCGGCGGTGACACCGGCTCAGGTGATCCGTGCAACTCCATCACCGGATTGTTGCAAGGTTCAGTCGGCTACATCGCACCCG AGTACGGATTGGGAGGTCACCCATCAACGCAgggcgacgtgtacagcttcggcgtgaTGCTTCTCGAGCTGATCACGGGGAAGAGGCCGACGGACGTGATCTTCCAGGAGGGGCTCACGCTGCACGATTGGGTCAAGAGGCACTACCCGCACGACGTCGGCGAGGTCGTCGCGCGGTCGTGGCTGACGGacgcggcgtcggcggtggcggatgaGAGGCTCATGGAAGATGTCATGGGGGAGCTGATCGACCTCGGGCTCGAGTGCACGCAGCACTCGCCGTCGGCGCGGCCAACCATGGTGGAGGTGTGCCACGAGATCACCCTGCTCAAGGAAGACCTCGCCAAGCACCGGGGCGCGGCGGTCACGACGGCGAGGGGGCCGGCGTCGATGACGATGACGGCCAGCGAGCGGTCGTACTCCACCACGGATTCGTCTTTCTGA
- the LOC117853170 gene encoding uncharacterized protein: MPRFLALITIAVAVVSSSHASVVDSQASDRTALLSFKSCVWGNLSDWGFPKTCNWTGVTCDSRGRVIYLLLSNSNLTGIISPAIGNLSALVRLDLQSNQLSGSIPPELGMLSQLAELNLNINLLDGVIPEALGLLRSLTYLSLYGSNLTGSIPEAICNCSSLTYIDLRTNSLTGEIPFSTRCRLPYLKKIILFENKLVGVIPSSISNFTRLDWVLLQNNFLGGQLPSQMFNMMPSLKYLYLSNNNFSSDDGNTNLEPFLASLVNCTSLQELGVDSNGIGGKIPPIIGNLSSTNLSKLYLNDNEITGTIPHAIGNLPSLTDLCLDNNMLEGPIPLEIFQPGWLTQLVLANNQINGEIPKSISLAQHLSIMDISYNGLQGTIPETLSNLTKLGYLVLDHNQLSGTIPPGLSCSMILDLSYNKLTGQIPDGVAGLSSLQIYLNLSNNLLEGPIPLEFGNMDKIQALDLSANKLSAAIPAQIKGCAEVEYVNLSRNFLQGALPSSIGALPTSLHVLDVSFNRLTGMIPQSLQASPVLQFANFSYNNFTGEVSSEGAFANLTDDSFLGNPDLCGSILGLAPCSGKHGHFLYIAIIVVVAIAAGLLAMVCVVDHDLLKTRLRLTAPSIQLSHFPTGQGNATGKRRSDEHPRISYRQLVDATDGFSEVNLIGKGGYGHVYRGVLHGGTVIAIKVLHQDHAGEVIAGSFERECRVLRSIRHRNLIRVITACSTPDFKAVVLPFMPNGSLDSLIHGPPCGGKPEGPRQLDLDLLLGIASNVAEGMAYLHHHAPVKVVHCDLKPSNVLLDGDMTAIVSDFGISKLVITGARDPEVGEASTSVCNSITRLLQGSVGYIAPEYGLGGRPSTQGDVYSFGVMLLEMISGKRPTDVISEEGHGLHDWAKKRCLQHDVDAVAERWLPRDPPSVLPFGPPRCEMEVIVVMVMELLELGVACSQLVPSMRPTMDDMAHEIACLRDGTWRKYRATGLKAIDQTKSKKY, from the exons ATGCCTAGATTCCTCGCCCTAATTACCATTGCCGTTGCCGTTGTCAGCTCCAGCCATGCCTCCGTGGTGGATTCGCAAGCCAGTGATCGCACTGCGTTGCTCTCCTTCAAGTCCTGCGTCTGGGGCAACCTCTCTGATTGGGGCTTCCCCAAAACGTGCAATTGGACTGGTGTTACATGTGACTCAAGAGGGCGCGTGATTTACCTTCTTCTCTCTAACTCCAACCTCACTGGCATCATCTCCCCAGCAATCGGCAACCTCTCCGCGCTTGTGAGGCTTGACCTCCAGAGCAACCAACTCTCTGGTAGCATCCCACCAGAGCTCGGCATGTTGTCCCAGCTCGCGGAACTGAACCTTAACATCAACTTACTCGACGGGGTAATCCCAGAAGCGCTAGGTCTTCTGAGAAGCTTAACCTACCTCTCCCTGTATGGCAGCAACCTCACTGGTAGCATCCCCGAAGCTATCTGCAACTGCTCTTCCTTAACCTACATTGACCTGAGAACCAACTCCCTCACTGGTGAGATCCCTTTCTCTACACGATGTCGGCTGCCGTACCTAAAGAAGATCATCCTCTTCGAAAATAAGCTCGTCGGCGTCATCCCCTCATCAATTTCGAATTTTACTCGACTTGACTGGGTGCTTTTGCAGAACAATTTCCTTGGTGGTCAACTGCCATCCCAAATGTTCAACATGATGCCATCCCTCAAGTACCTCTACCTGTCTAACAACAATTTCTCAAGTGATGACGGGAACACTAACCTTGAGCCTTTTCTTGCTTCTCTAGTGAACTGCACCAGCTTACAAGAGCTTGGAGTGGACTCAAACGGCATTGGAGGCAAGATCCCGCCGATCATTGGCAATTTGTCATCAACCAATCTCTCCAAGCTTTATTTGAATGACAACGAAATCACCGGCACAATTCCTCATGCCATCGGAAACCTTCCTTCACTGACAGATTTATGCCTGGACAACAACATGTTGGAAGGCCCAATCCCCTTAGAGATATTCCAGCCAGGTTGGCTCACACAGTTAGTCCTGGCAAATAACCAGATCAACGGTGAAATACCCAAATCCATCAGCTTAGCTCAGCACTTAAGTATCATGGACATATCTTATAATGGTCTTCAAGGCACAATACCAGAGACTTTGTCCAACCTCACTAAGTTGGGGTACCTTGTTCTTGACCATAACCAGCTCTCGGGTACCATACCACCTGGCCTCAGCTGCAGCATGATCTTGGACCTTTCTTACAACAAACTTACTGGTCAAATTCCTGATGGTGTAGCTGGGCTTAGTAGCCTCCAAATCTATCTTAATCTCTCTAACAATCTCTTAGAGGGCCCCATACCATTGGAATTTGGCAATATGGACAAGATCCAGGCTCTTGACTTGTCGGCGAACAAGCTCTCGGCGGCAATACCAGCGCAGATCAAGGGCTGTGCTGAGGTTGAGTATGTCAATCTCTCCAGAAACTTTCTGCAAGGCGCCCTTCCTTCTTCCATTGGCGCTCTGCCAACAAGCCTCCATGTCCTTGACGTTTCTTTCAATAGGCTTACTGGTATGATTCCTCAGTCTTTGCAAGCATCACCAGTGCTCCAGTTTGCCAACTTCTCATACAATAACTTCACCGGTGAGGTGTCCAGTGAAGGAGCATTTGCAAACCTCACTGATGACTCATTTCTCGGCAATCCTGACCTATGTGGGTCTATTCTCGGCTTGGCGCCATGCAGTGGAAAACATGGGCACTTCCTGTACATAGCCatcattgtcgtcgtcgccATTGCTGCCGGTTTATTGGCCATGGTGTGCGTTGTTGATCACGACCTATTGAAGACTCGTTTGAGGTTGACAGCCCCATCCATTCAACTATCACATTTCCCGACAGGACAGGGCAATGCCACGGGCAAAAGGAGGAGTGATGAACATCCAAGGATCTCATATCGTCAGCTTGTCGACGCGACCGATGGCTTTTCAGAAGTGAATTTGATTGGGAAAGGAGGATACGGGCATGTCTACAGGGGTGTCCTCCATGGCGGGACAGTGATCGCCATCAAAGTCCTGCACCAGGACCACGCTGGCGAGGTGATCGCCGGCAGCTTCGAGAGGGAATGCCGGGTGCTCAGGAGCATCCGGCACCGGAACCTCATCCGGGTGATCACCGCGTGCAGTACGCCAGACTTCAAGGCCGTGGTGCTCCCGTTCATGCCGAACGGCAGCCTCGATAGCCTCATCCACGGGCCTCCCTGTGGCGGCAAGCCGGAGGGGCCACGccagctggacctggacctgctgcTCGGCATCGCCAGTAACGTCGCCGAGGGCATGGCGTACCTGCACCACCACGCCCCCGTCAAGGTCGTGCACTGCGACCTCAAGCCGAGCAACGTCCTCCTCGACGGCGACATGACCGCCATCGTCTCCGATTTCGGCATCTCGAAACTGGTGATCACGGGCGCCAGAGATCCAGAGGTGGGCGAGGCGTCGACGTCCGTATGCAACTCCATCACTCGGCTGTTACAAGGCTCTGTTGGCTACATTGCGCCCG AGTATGGATTGGGAGGCCGCCCTTCTACGCAaggcgacgtgtacagcttcggggtGATGCTCCTGGAGATGATCTCCGGGAAGAGGCCGACGGACGTGATCTCCGAGGAGGGGCACGGCCTGCACGACTGGGCCAAGAAACGCTGCCTGCAGCACGACGTGGACGCCGTCGCTGAGCGTTGGCTGCCTCGTGATCCGCCGTCTGTGCTGCCATTTGGCCCGCCCAGGTGCGAGATGGAGGTCATCGTCGTCATGGTCATGGAGCTGCTTGAGCTCGGCGTTGCGTGCTCGCAGCTCGTGCCGTCCATGAGGCCAACCATGGATGACATGGCGCACGAGATCGCTTGCCTTAGGGATGGTACGTGGAGAAAGTACAGGGCAACAGGTCTGAAGGCCATTGACCAGACTAAGTCCAAGAAATATTAG
- the LOC117853171 gene encoding probable phospholipid hydroperoxide glutathione peroxidase has product MAPAAFTSLLPAAASASAAASRLPSAAGAAASFVRLPHHPTGWAGPSVAAAPRTARRRAPGVAYATAATEKSIYDYTVKDIDGKDVPLKKFKNKVLLIVNVASQCGLTTANYTELSHIYEKYKTQGFEILAFPCNQFGAQEPGSNSQIKQFACTRFKAEFPIFDKVDVNGPNTAPIYKFLKSSAGGFLGDLVKWNFEKFLVDKNGKVVERYPPTTSPFQIEKDIQKLIAA; this is encoded by the exons ATGGCTCCCGCCGCGTTCACtagcctcctccccgccgccgcctccgcctccgccgcggcgtcgcggcTCCCCTCTGCCGCCGGAGCGGCAGCCTCCTTCGTGCGGCTCCCGCACCACCCGACGGGCTGGGCTGGGCCCTCCGTCGCTGCGGCGCCGCGGACGGCGCGCAGGCGGGCGCCCGGCGTCGCCTACGCCACCGCCGCAACCGAGAAGAGCATCTACGACTACACCGTCAAG GACATTGATGGAAAAGATGTTCCTCTTAAAAAGTTCAAGAATAAGGTCTTGCTGATTGTTAACGTTGCTTCTCAATG TGGGTTAACAACAGCAAACTACACTGAACTATCTCACATCTATGAGAAGTACAAGACTCAAG GGTTTGAGATTCTTGCATTTCCATGCAATCAATTTGGCGCACAAGAACCTGGATCGAATTCTCAGATAAAGCAGTTTGCATGTACAAGATTTAAAGCTGAATTTCCTATTTTTGACAAG GTTGATGTCAATGGACCTAATACAGCCCCCATCTATAAATTTCTGAAGTCCAGTGCTGGAGGATTTTTGGGCGATCTAGTCAAGTGGAATTTTGAGAAGTTCTTAGTGGACAAGAATGGCAAAGTTGTGGAGAGATATCCACCTACAACTTCACCGTTCCAGATTGAG AAGGACATCCAGAAACTCATTGCGGCATAA